From Solanum lycopersicum chromosome 4, SLM_r2.1:
attcaatataaattgACATATAAATACTGATAgataaattatttctaaatgattcgcgcttcaaaaatatataaaaaagattatCATTTTAATCTAAATCTTTAAAGTAATGATGCCAAATCAAAAAAGTTGGTTAAAGTTTAATCTGCCTCTCATGTTAGGAAAGTAAAACATATTTCTTTGTATGTCGATCAAATATGACAATATTGGAAGCTTATTATTCCAaggaaaaagaatataaaaatctaaattataTGTTTCCTCACTTGTTACACTATCAAAGTGACAATTTGTAATGATGAATTATAGTATCAAATTTGTGTTTTAATGCAAAAGTGAGTGGAAATTAATCACAATATACCTAAATCAGTGGCTTTCAACAACCCACAAAAACATTATTAATTCCAACCTCCAAAGTAAGAAGTAATTATAGCCTTCAAAAAGCAAGTAATCTTCTACTTTAGATTATTTTGTTACTAATAATTTGAACAATTAGTGATATTGTCTCTGTAAGAAACTCACCATCATCATAATTACATTAGCCAtaggataattttttaaaatttaatttttcattggGAGGTAACATTAGTGGAAAATTTATTCTCTTTTTGACATTTTAGCCTCATGAAATGACTTTTAAGCTCAAGCACCCTAACGTGTCTTTACCCTATCAAACTAGATGAGTATTAGTagctttaattaattttgatttttatcctataattattgaattttttttattttgatcattatgatatttgactaaatatattttaattaattaaaatacttttaatctctttacatataaatattaGCAAATTTCCCAAGATTATCGATATTCCATCACTTAATTACACGTGTATTATATTAAACCTATATTTTTCCTGATATTTAAAGGTTATATAATACTATAATTCGATgaaatataacatatttcaGACATAAATTGACcaaaaatacacaatttaatttatttaagatattACCGTAATCCTAGGAAGAGATCATTTTGGAATTTAGGGAGTCGATTTCTTTACTTATAATAAGTACATGTTAagcaaataaattttaatatttatttaaactcatTACTTGTAATGCATTTTAATTCTCAAACATACAaatgttatttttcaaaataaagaaatactaaTCTACATTACATACACACAAGTCTTGATATATTAACTCTCGTAGTTTgattatagatattttttttgggCACAAAGAGAACACGTTTTAAATCATTAGTTTGTTTAGAAATGATCAAAATTTATGTCATTTAAAGAAGATAAAGATTTGGTAATAAGTTTAAAATAGTctaaaaattgaagttaaaatttttcaaaatatatttaaatttcacagaagttctattttattttgtccCATTTTTAATTAACAAATAGATAAACTTATAATGCGGAAAATCTAGGAGCTATACGATGTATTTTGTTGGTCACAATCAATAGTTTATAGTTCACATCatgaagatatttttaaaaaccaaatgctattttgtatttattttctaaaagttataaaatattagtattatttttaaaatgtataagCTCGTGTTGTGTACTTTCTTCCTAATTTCCTCACCCAAAAACTATACTAAAATTTTAgtctattacttttatattgttcttttttttggtgcacttgaaataataattagaataagcaaagaaataattatagtttgctagtggagaaaaataattaaaaaaaaagttgcaagtttatttaatttgtattattGCAAATATTGGGGCCTAACCACAATACATCGGCTTACTCTTATCCACTCTTGTTGGAAGCTTtgcaacataaataaatatttaagaaaaaaaaaagcatcttgactcttatttttaatttcctcttctttttagGAAGAAAGACAGctaatttattcttattattaatatattttctctctttctttttaaaaattaagaaaatgatgaatttttagCAATTTATAAAACGAacagaaaaatgaaatttaaataactaTCGTAAAAATGACATATAACTATAAAAACAATAGCAAGTGCCTTACAAATCAATTCTCCTAAAAGTTTTTACATGATAAGATAATAGATACACATTATAATCGTTACTCGATattataataaagataaaaattattctCTAAGAACTCTCGATTGAGATAGACTTGTGATTAAGCAGaagtaagaataaaaaatatatatatttttcatttacataGAAAAAAGTGTCtctaaattaacaaaaaatcacataatatAATCTTATTTATAATGTCTCGATCAATAATAATCATGCAAATTAAATTATCCAAGGGGGCATGTAACATGGGAAAACAAATTTTATCCGTACATTTtctcaaatattatttcaatcgAAGGGTCAGAATTATTTGCCACAAAACTTCAAAATGTttcatatatatactttataatataataatcatgTGACTATTAATCAAAGTTGTTGACTTTATCCACTGCTTTAAttatatctctttttttttttttctagtggattagtagatttttgtttttgttgatcTTAAAAATACGTGCGacttattttgatttgttttccattcaaataattattgttGCTAGCTAAGATAACACTCATCATTTTTGTTTCAATAAATTTTAGAGATTTTTGTCAATCATGAAGTATATATAGGGAGAATAATATCTCTGCCTATGTTTCATTTCACgagtcaaattaaataaattctattcagtataaataaataaattgtaactTATAATACATTCTTATGATACagtaattttttgaatatttacatttttaacGTAAAATGATAATAAGTTGATTGAATTCATTAGTTTCACTCCTCcttttgaatataattcttagaaaaaaaaatatgttggcTCTTATAAGTTActaagaaagaaatattatttaaactttacAAGTTACAACTCATCTGGTTCAAAATAAGgatatttcataattaaaattttaagtttataatttcATTCGTAATTTCACTTTTTATAATCTTGATATAAAATTTACGTTAATTTTAGTTGTTATCATAATCAAATGACGAATAAATATAATCTCAAACTTATTATAATGCATAATCTTTCAATATCGATAAACAAACAACCCCTTAATGACCTAAGTCATGGGGACAAAAAAGAGTCTGAGGCTCTATATTTGGGCTTACTCAATTTGATtcacaaaacaaattaaattaaattgaatgtatttagaaaaagaaataaatggatatgttataataataatttttgttatttacagattagattttttattttatttttttcaaaaaaagaagaaaaaaacagcCGACACTTGAAAGAGGCAATAAAGAAAATTAGCACTCTATAAAATAATGTACACACTATAtcaaacatttaattaattacggATAATATTTTGGAAATGTCACTATctattagtataaaaataaaatatttccctttttttggtttgttattttatttcactaAACAGCTAGCTGGCTAAAATCGTCGTTTAATGTTTGTCCCATAAAACAAATCTAACACAACctttgattatatatatttttaacttttttgttgcttctttcaatatttttattaaaagaaagtgtatcttatataaacaaaaataaaataagaagacaTTAGATTATAGTGTATCTAATCTAAAGTTACACACCAAAAAAAGTATCTAATCTAATGTGCcaatattaatgaaaaaaatggagaaaattatCGTGGTTTATGGTATGTTTTGGTTTAGACTTTAAAATCTGATCATAATATattctgtaaaatttaataGGCGGATCTGAGAGAATAGAGTATTCAAAGTCTACAAACTTGATTCCTATTTCACGGAgttaaaaagatattaattCCCAAAAGATCCTCGACTACGCTAAAGGATGGTTATGGATCCCCTTAATTTATATAAGTGGTTTTATGTTTAAACCTCGAAGCGTGTTTCCAACATGAGCCATGCAATATATGCTAgctaatttaaatttagtcgAAATTCAAGACATGTACTAGacattaagataaaaaaaaacaaagattatgtatataatgaaaAGTGCTAATTTTAGGAGGTTAGTCAACATCATGACTATAATATAATGGGAAGTTTAGTATATGTTGCTACCTAAATTGCAACAAAAGTtcataattagaaataaaataacgTCCCCACTTTTGTTTCCACCTGCTTAGTCTTTGatacttttcaatttttaattatgaaattaatgactttttttaattagcTTCTAACGTATAATTTAATGCAGTGTGTTAGATGACCATGCTTtggttttttgtttttggttcaaTTTCGTTCTATGATGCTATATAGTATATACACTTACGTACTGggaattattaataatatataaaataaattagaaaagaaatccctaattaatacatgaaaaagtattgtaattaattatatagtCCTAATTATTATCTTAACTAGAAAGGGAATTAGTAGGATGGTTGGCAAATTTCTAGAGTCAAGTCACGAGAGATTAATTAATCAGTGtttatgtttaattatgtgATCTTTAGTTTATTAAGATAGTTTAAAACCCTAAAACGTGTATAAACTCATGTTCCCTCTCTATTGACAcaataaatatgtttatttaaatttcatgtcAGTGTTGTCTCTCctgttttttaattaaatgtaaatcatcaaaaataaaaattatattatacatataaatatgatgatttaaatTAGACTGTTGTGAggtaaaaaatcataattctagGCAAAAATAATGATAAGCAACAACAATCAGACATTGATCCTTTCGtcctaatttatattatatcacATTGAATTATATTGGaatttatatgtaaaaaaagttatttgagattaatcatttaaataaatcttttgtttgtctatctatgaatcctctcaaaaaataaaaattcaaaaattaaatactttttaaatatatataaaaaaaaattacaacaaatTAAACCAGATGCATATAATTTAAAGTTGAAAGTGTGAAATGTATTAGGATTAGCTCCTCACAACGttttaaactaaattaaaagTACCACTTAAATCGAAGAACAACCTAattgtattatataaaaaaaaagagtggaATAAAAAGGGAAAACGAAGTAAGacagagaaaataaaaagatggttttattttttaataagtgGAATATATTCCTTTTATTCTTAGATGCACTTCATGTACCATATTGTATAAGGTCCTTGGTTGAAAAATTGCCACACATACATTTATGAGAATATGTGAAAGGGACATAAACTAGTTATATCATATTAATTACTTAGCATCAAAGGAAGGAATTATGGTTCcatcaaataaaaagtaaaattgattCCCATATATGAAAACTTAAATCCATTATTAtggatataaatttaaattcaaattcaattccaTTATTTATAAATGTGAAAAAGATAGAGTTAGGCTAGccatttttaaatattctccaaatgcatttttttaaaaaaaattagacttcTGATTTTAATAAAAGAGAATGTTACATATTAAGTAGTTGATCATCTTTTAAAAGAACACACagaaatatatgataaattaagAATCTAAAATTTGATTCGAGATGCAActatattcatttataaatcTTTAGATAATACTAAGTATCGTATACCTTAAAGAGACAGTTATAACTTTAAAACAGTacacacttgaaaaaaattattttcttatactaataaataaaaagatcaaatttaTTATCAAAAGGGATATAAAATGGACCATATggttatattgaatatgttgattGCTGGATTGCTCAATTATAGCATGTAATGATTGAACCAATTATATGGTTTAATTCCATTCTGGTATGTTTGTGGTTTTTAAAAGGGACATTGGCTCTGTCAATGAGTTAGTAGGtcccaaattaattaaaaatccaactaataaataataataataataacattaactcCCCCACCTCCTCTGTGCAAATTTTTTCTTATAGTAATTGACTATAATTCAATGAACTTTGAGTTAGATACAATTTCactaatgtaaaaaaaaaaataaaaattcaatcaatctcatgaataattataactttttctttCTCAATATGTTAGGAATCAAATTAACCAATTTTTGACGTTTAATTAATGTATACGTATGtagcttttattttttaaaagcttgAAAAGTTTTATGTCCAAATACACTCTTAAGAAAAGTTAACCCTTCATTATATATACACTAAATAAACATCAATGATGATTATAATTACGATTAGTAAAGTAAACACTCTTTAACGATCTAACTAAAAATAATAGATTCCTTTGTTATACAATAGTAATAACTATGTCTCAGTTTCAAATAAATTGGACCGATTATGTTAtgttgtaaaaaaatattgtgcGTCCAAAAGAGAATACTACGTATTACTACAACAtattaaattagtcaaattgttGAGGGCTTATCTGTAAACAAGTTGTTGTCTGTGCATGAATGCACTATAtatagcaatatatatatatatatatatatataaatgatagaataaaaaaaatattattttgtgtgTTTAAGGACATATCTAAACAAGAACAGGTCACTAGGACAATCATTTGTCATCTTCATAACATCAGTACTTGAGGCTCATTGGCAAATAATTCCTTAATTTCTGGTCATTCTTGTTCTATACAGTTTCACTTGTGAGTTGTGACTTGGGCTTTTGTTAGAATTTGGACATTAGTAGTTTATAATATGGTGAACTGAATTTGTTCGATTTAACGCGCTTAGACTTTGATGTTGCGAATCATGCATGTTAAAGGAGGACAAAACTATCGTAACAACCACAATATACATTATTACGAATTAAACGATATTTTTAATTAGTCTGTATAGTATCAGTTGTCAATGGATTTTGTGATCGAATGTCACTGAACAAAAGAAGTTCAATATGAATGAGAGTATATGAGTCTTTCCAAACAATATCAAGCCAAAATTACTTAATGATTTGACACAAATTTTTAACAAACATTAGGCTATAATTATTTGTATGACTAAGttcaaagattttatttttaatactataGAGCACCCTAACAAATTAAAGCCATCACAAAAAATAAGAGTACTAATCTCTAGGTTTTGTTTTACCAATATGTAGTGTATATTAAACGTATATCGCTATATAATAGGTGTAAAAGTAGAGTAATGTTTGCATTAAGATACACTGTCTATATCACATCTTTGGCCCTTGGGGTGTACTCCTTACGTAGATCCTACGTGAATGCAGTATACTTTGTGCACCGAAAATTTAAACATTTAGATGTGTGAAAATTCTTTTAACTAGTTGACTgaaaactaaatatatttaaattagtaCGAGTTAGGCATGTGATTGACAAACTCTAAGCTCAGTAAATAAAAGGCTATCTACTTCTCCATTTAGCAAAGGCTATATGTAGCTCaatcttaattaattagtatagtaattaagatttttcttaatactaataaattatGATCTCAACTGAAATCTATATATATGGGGTGCTTCTAAATATAGGTTGAAATGATTCCAAAACCCCTTACATATTTATAGTTGCCTGCACGGATAGAATTTGTTGAATCAATTATAGGTTTAGCTTGCATCAttacatcaaattttttttgtataatattccctccgtttcaaaattACTGTCACTTCAACAAAAAGAAGTTATTCTAAAGGCCGAATTCATAAATAGATCTCTAaacttgtttgatttttttcctcAGGTATCTCAAGTACgtcatttttctattgaatcattgaactgcctataatttattccttttaaacgttgttggttgattttgatcagcttttctattgtaaatgcctTCAATTGTATTCCtattgtaatgattttgattgaaggaatgaagaaAAACTCTATGgatctcatttgttttctaatgtgttcaaatgacttcaagtaaaacacaattatttttgaacattttcaTTATCAATCGGACTAATGAAATTTGGAACAAAATATGTGTCCTCTATCAATACCCCTCACAAAATATGATTCTACATCAACCAACGATGTTTGttcaaaagaaacaaattatgagtggttcaatgattcaatcgGAAAATAGCATAGTTGAGATACCAGAGGAAAAAAAACCAACAAGTTTAGGGACCTCTTTATGTATTTGGCATATTCCAAAATAAGCATTACCATAGaaataaaagacaaaattaGTATGTTTTTCCATCTATATTTGTATACTCCATCTTTTTAACAGTGTTCAATTTTCAAgagatatttattaatttattaatgaaCGTGATTTTTGCTAAAATAACACTTGTTTTGAGACGAATAATGTATGTATTAGTCTACATTTTTTATGATGATGCCAATTGCCATATGATGTTAAGGTTAGAGGAAgccaaatacaaaaaaaatcatggaTGCCAGCAGCTTTCCTTGTAATTTTCTTTGATGTCATAGATTTGAGTTGGAACTTGGAATTGGGAAACAGATGATAAACAACTGAACTTGCCCACTAGTACAATAGTACATAGCTCATTCCCTCCTTTAATATTCGAATTTCGTATTGAGATCtgattaatttttgaatttacgCCAATGTAAAACTTATTCCTCTAATAAAcgacaaaaatcaaaatatagaaGCATATGATAGAATAATTACTAAGCTATTGGTAAAGACGTTGGtaacttaaaaatttataagaaatataacagctacatataattcatttaataaacaacaaaatggAAATCTACATTTCTccatatgatgaaatattggCAAATAGTTTAAACCTAAATAATTGCAATGTGAGACTTTTTTGCTTCAAGTTTTTGATGCATTTGGGGAGTCCCTCTCCTCTTCTATACTCGTAACATGTATTGGACAACCACTTTTTAGTCTCGAGAAAAGTGTCCATCTTTGAATGCTTTCATCGGAATCCAATACTTTCCATCTGatacaaaaatacattaaaaaggaaaagttaGACCCAAGTTTTATTCGTacacttttcaattttttcatctgAATCTAATACTTTCAACGAACCTGTAGGACGTGGTCAAACGATAGACAAAAACAAGCATCATGGCTCTAGCCAAATGCAATCCAAGGCATGTTCTTCCTCCCATTCCAAATGCTAAGAAACTATATGGTTTTGAATCATCCTGAATATTTTTAACAACATGAGATTCATCACAACTTCAATATTTACTCGTACCTGATGTTACGTTTAGACATACCATGTATAGTAATTTACTTatgataaatctttttttttggaaatactATATCgattatgtaaataattatgTCATGTGTTTGTTGAGAAACTCACATCAAATCTTGAAGGAATGAATTTATGTGGATCATGGAATAGCATTGGATCAAAATGTATTGATTTAGCATCCACATTAACGATCCAACCTTTTTTGATCGTAAATCCtaaattcacataaaaattagagaattaatatttatattttgtattcaaTATATTACTTGTAAAGAAGTCAAATTAAACCTTCAATCTCACAATCTTGAAGTGCCATTCTTGGAAACCAGGGTACTATTGAAGCCATTCGAAGTGATTCCTTTACAACCTAAATATAGTAGGTGGGTgaataatatacataatataatagTATATAACCAACGTATAATTTATGTAAATCGACTAGAAAAAGTGTTATATTAGGTCTTGAATCAAACTCACATCTGATATAGAGCCTGACATTTATCCGGTGTTTCATTTtccgaaagaaaaaaaaatattctctctctcacacacacctCGTCAACAGTCTAAGGGCGTCAAAGACTAGCTCAAATGAAACAAGATTGTCcgagccttataaggagtcaaatattttttttttctttggtgCGTTTGTGTGTGttttggggtgggggtggggggggggagggTTTCTAAAATCTATATTGAagaaaagtataaataaaaaagtgaaatatctaaattaaaaaaatgtacctTAGATGCATACGGCATACAATTCAGATCTTCAAATGTGAGGTATGCTTTGCAAGAAACTTTCTGTTGGAGGGCTTGTTGTTCAGCCTATTTCAGTCAACTTTCTATTATTAGAACTTTGGCTgtgaattacttttttaaaaaataaaataaaaatcatagtatcttttttaaaaatttagccCGTCCGAGATACTACCGTcagaattttatataataatcatcTACACTCTACTATTGGATTGCATATTTAAATATCACTCTCTTTGCTTAAATTTATGTGGCATAGTCCAGATTTCGAGAGTCAAACCTTTTAATTTTgacaataaattcaaaaaaatttaagttatttgaaacaacatttatattttatgaaactaTGTTAAACGTATTATAAGTCAtaataaatgacaaaaaaaaaagtactacggtaatagaaaaaagaaaagctCATTTAAATCTTGGAATTTGAAAATTCACGTAAATTGAAtcgaacaaaatatttttcgttACCCTAAGGTTGTTAAGGGCCATTGGATTATCATCCAAATATTTAACCATCCATGTAATTGCACTAGCTGTGGTGTCTTGACCTGTCATAAAAcggaatttatataattatatccaACTAACTCAAATTTAGGCTTCAATTAGTAACAGAAAAAACCTCAATTCTAGATTAAATTAAGAACAAACCTGCAATAATCATAGTTAATATATTATCTTTAATCTGCTCATTTGTTAATTGTATGATTTGATTATCCTTAATCAAAAGATAATCAAGAAAATCATCATACTTTTTATTGGACTTTCTTCTTGCTTCTATTATCCTGTCCAGCAAattcataattctttttctgGCCTGCAATTAATGTTAATGGGCTTTAAATGGGCCTGTTTACAAACTCAATGGGCTTTAGATCGGCCTAATTAAATCATAAATGGGCTTTGATATATGGGCCAATATTACCTGTAGGCCTTTATAGAATCTAGTCCATGGTAGTCTTAATGGAAATGACAACATTGCTTCATAAATCAACCCAATATCCTTATGCAACATTTCTAGTTCCTCTTTGTTTTCCAAACTCATTAACATTTTGCAAATTGCTTCGAGGGTTATCTACAAAGTACGAAAAGAAATAGCTCATGAAAATATGACTCGTTCAAGTGGATTCGTTGAACCgatcaaatacaaatatttgaagtaattgTTATTGCTATATGTTATAGTCACTTATAGGGTACTTCTTTATACCAATTGATGCTATAGAAGTACGGTAAATATATAGCTCGCAAATAGATAGGTCGGATTTAACTCAAACAAGTCAAAAAATGGGTCAAATTAATAGACGGGTCATGACCAAGccattttaatttgtatagtTGGTGAATTGCAAAGTAAAATTTTTACGCGTATCTAATTTGGATATCACTAATTAACATGTattcattctttaaaaataactaaaagaaaatgCATATCTATCTCTATTTTAGAACAAATTTAGACAAAAATGACTAAACTCAGATACATATGActaaaaccatgcaaaaatgACTGAAGTTCAGTCATATGTTAAACATCACACACGATATatctaaaattgttttaaaatggaTAGATTTATATACTTCTATTCATTACGAGTATGATGTAAATAGTGATCTCAGAATCGAATATTTTTACAGTTGGACCAAATAGAAAACACAATAgccatttttttttgtgtgtgtgtgtggtggtggtggtggtggggagggggggggggggggttaggaGAACCATCAATTTTTTGGGCTTATTAGGCCCAATTTGTGTCCAAATaaaattggtaaaaaaaaaCTGAGGCTAAAATGAACATGGAACCATAGACTAATAGGGATACCAACCTTTAAAGCTTCATGGAGAATAATAATGCTGGATTTTTTGTGCCAAGTTCTAAGATTATTAATTGTCAATTCATCAAATTGTCTAACCATTGTCGAAAGAGATGTTGTTGAGAATAAATTACTAAGTTGGCTTCGAATACTTTTATGATGCTGATGTGAAGCACAAAGAAGACTTTGGTCTCCCACGAGCTTTGCAATTGACTTTATATATCTCTTAGTAAAATTTCCTCCCTCGTTacttagtattttttttgttgcttcCGTGCTCGATATAAATACATGTGTTTGCCCAAATATATTCGTTTTGAAGCAATTCCCATACCTATAAACAAAGCATTCCATCCAATTCCAccaaaatgttaaaattttgacattttgacACGATGAAAGTATAAAGAACAAcaatacttttatatttttagttccgctcctataatacaaatactatAGACAACACATACGTATAGGAAAAAAAGGAACTTACATAAATTTCACTAATTTGGAAGCTctaattatttagatatattttaatttgcaATATAGAGTATCTTATCAGGTTTTGGTACGTTTAGATACATTTTTTTGGGATAAATGTGATCAAGATTATGTCTGATTCATTCTAGATACATagtatcaaattttgatttgcATGTATCTAGGATACATAACAAATCTTGTTTGACTCTCTCGTCTATCTCcaatctcgctcaccactctcctATTTATCTACTATCTTAGATATATACGATTGATACCAGATACATGTAGATACATGCAGCTAGCTAGTGTGATTTGCATGTATCTGGAATACATAACGAATCTcactcttttctcttcttattttGTGTATCTGGTAGcaaaaaacatttatttaagTGTATCTTCCTcaatatatggaaaaaaaaattcttaactaATGATACAATACATGATATTAAGAATATAttggtaattataatatatatgatagtTAAGTATGTATTATTACATAGtttttccaacaaaaaaaagaacaaaatacacCAACTAATTGAGGGTTCAATTTGCTGAACTGATTTGAAATTGAGACATACTTAATTGATCGATATACtcaaaaacaaatattcattattgctagaaaaaaatacaatgatTAAACATTTATAATACCACACCCATGCACATTATGTTATCCCATTTTCAACATATATATgacataattataaaattccAAATGAACAAATTCAAACTTGAAAAGAATCTTAGTCTTACTTAAATCGTCGAATCTTAATAAAATCATAGAAGCCTTTGTTGCTATTGATGGCAGCCATGAACAGAATAGTTTCTCCGATGACCGGTATTCCCCGGTTGCCTGCCGGAATCTTCTTCGCCGGAGTTTTTGCCGTATTATTATACCATATGATTTGTAATAATAACAA
This genomic window contains:
- the LOC101267805 gene encoding abscisic acid 8'-hydroxylase 2 gives rise to the protein MFSWFWYIFPCLGLLLLQIIWYNNTAKTPAKKIPAGNRGIPVIGETILFMAAINSNKGFYDFIKIRRFKYGNCFKTNIFGQTHVFISSTEATKKILSNEGGNFTKRYIKSIAKLVGDQSLLCASHQHHKSIRSQLSNLFSTTSLSTMVRQFDELTINNLRTWHKKSSIIILHEALKITLEAICKMLMSLENKEELEMLHKDIGLIYEAMLSFPLRLPWTRFYKGLQARKRIMNLLDRIIEARRKSNKKYDDFLDYLLIKDNQIIQLTNEQIKDNILTMIIAGQDTTASAITWMVKYLDDNPMALNNLRAEQQALQQKVSCKAYLTFEDLNCMPYASKVVKESLRMASIVPWFPRMALQDCEIEGFTIKKGWIVNVDAKSIHFDPMLFHDPHKFIPSRFDDDSKPYSFLAFGMGGRTCLGLHLARAMMLVFVYRLTTSYRWKVLDSDESIQRWTLFSRLKSGCPIHVTSIEEERDSPNASKT